From the Anguilla anguilla isolate fAngAng1 chromosome 6, fAngAng1.pri, whole genome shotgun sequence genome, one window contains:
- the LOC118230857 gene encoding SERTA domain-containing protein 2-like — MGQMGFFSYQTSMRRRNNAIQTASMCRLDGDTTGKEVDQPDALSSSRYLVGRGVKRKRSESEEEEAGPEAGRAGPEPWGAESHAQERQLILDLCLSKLQSCYSQAEPSLRRSVLLANTLRHIQDQMRREGVDPPATPASSPPRAPPTPRHAPQLPPAEPEGPAYSSSFSSSSSSSSSSLSSSSSVDSLFGSFEISSTTSYLTDLALDDIFEDIDTSMYDPTDFSALTSPDEGLKPVPACAPTGALQLCLTDLSELDHIMEVLVQS, encoded by the exons ATGGGGCAAATGGGCTTCTTTTCCTACCAAACGTCAATGAGAAGAAGGAATAACGCAATTCAGACTGCTTCTATGTGCCGACTGGACGGCGACACAACCGGGAAGGAAGTTGACCAACCAGATGCCCTTTCTTCTTCAAG GTACCTGGTGGGCCGCGGCGTGAAGCGCAAGCGGAgcgagagcgaggaggaggaggcggggccagaggccgggcgggcggggcctGAGCCCTGGGGGGCGGAGTCTCACGCGCAGGAGAGGCAGCTGATCCTGGACCTGTGCCTGAGCAAGCTGCAGAGCTGCTACTCGCAGGCCGAGCCCAGCCTCCGCCGCTCGGTGCTGCTGGCCAACACCCTGCGCCACATCCAGGACCAGATGAGGAGGGAGGGCGTGGACCCGCCGGCCACGCCTGCCTCCTCgcccccccgggccccgcccacgccccgccACGCCCCCCAGCTGCCGCCCGCCGAGCCCGAGGGGCCGGCCtactcttcctccttctcctcctcctcctcctcctcctcctcctccttgtcctcttcctcctcggtGGACTCGCTTTTTGGCTCCTTCGAGATCTCCAGCACCACCAGCTACCTGACGGACCTGGCGCTGGACGACATCTTCGAGGACATCGACACCTCCATGTACGACCCGACCGACTTCTCCGCCCTCACCTCCCCGGACGAGGGCCTGAAGCCGGTCCCCGCCTGCGCCCCGACGGGGGCCCTGCAGCTGTGTCTGACCGACCTGAGCGAACTCGACCACATCATGGAGGTCCTGGTGCAGTCCTGA
- the LOC118230856 gene encoding cell division cycle-associated protein 4-like, which translates to MFPKGTKRKCSDGGGGGDEEAAAAAGVKTASYSLQRQCLLDMSLIKLQLCHMLAEPNLCRSVLIANTVRQIQEEMTRDGSWQIMTEALSASQGLSDRLVASEILCRAPTGREPGEEEPKPLPPVGGRPPEEEAEEQEEQEASDAEETLRAVATEADSAYVSGDADPHWEARVPPEEASEDGDADDEGCSLEEEEEEEQRSSEGTKTMDQVYGTFEIKSPAPSPDPALEELFSDVDASYYDLDTMLTGIQATPKVGPYDLLENLSSHAPSSTCRTDLNELDHIMEIIVGS; encoded by the coding sequence ATGTTTCCGAAGGGCACCAAGCGCAAGTGTtcggacggcggcggcggcggcgacgaggaggccgcggcggcggcgggcgtgAAGACGGCGTCCTACAGCCTGCAGCGCCAGTGCCTCCTGGACATGTCCCTCATCAAGCTGCAGCTGTGCCACATGCTGGCCGAGCCCAACCTGTGCCGCTCGGTGCTCATCGCCAACACGGTGCGCCAGATCCAGGAGGAGATGACGCGCGACGGCAGCTGGCAGATCATGACCGAGGCGCTCAGCGCCAGCCAGGGCCTGTCCGACCGCCTGGTGGCCTCCGAGATCCTGTGCCGGGCGCCGACGGGGCGGGAGCCCGGAGAGGAGGAGCCGAAGCCGCTCCCGCCCGTCGGGGGCCGCCccccggaggaggaggcggaggaacaggaggaacaggaggcGTCGGACGCCGAGGAAACGCTACGAGCGGTCGCCACGGAGGCCGATTCCGCCTACGTGTCGGGGGACGCGGACCCCCACTGGGAGGCCAGGGTCCCTCCGGAGGAGGCCTCCGAGGACGGGGACGCGGACGACGAGGGCTGCAGcttggaagaggaggaggaggaggagcagaggtcCTCGGAAGGCACCAAGACCATGGACCAGGTCTATGGGACATTTGAGATCAAGAGCCCCGCCCCTAGCCCAGACCCAGCCCTGGAGGAGCTGTTCTCGGACGTTGACGCCTCATACTACGACCTGGATACCATGCTGACAGGCATACAGGCCACGCCCAAGGTTGGACCATATGACCTGCTGGAGAACCTGTCCTCACACGCGCCCAGTTCCACCTGCCGGACCGACCTAAACGAACTGGACCACATCATGGAGATCATTGTGGGCTCATGA